GCAGCTCCGGCACCTGGGCACCCGCCGCACGCAGTGGTGTGGACAGCGCGTTCGCCACCCGGAGGATCTCGGGGCGGTTGCGCCAGCTCGTGGTGAGCCCGAGCGCCTGGGCGGGCTGACCGTCGGCGCGCGCGAACTCGGTGGGGAACCGGTCCAGTGTGCCCGCGCTGGCCCCCCGCCAGCCGTAGATGGACTGGCACGGGTCCCCCACCGCCGTCACCGGGTGCCCGCCACCGAACAACGCGTTGAGCAGCACCACCTGGGCGTGGCTGGTGTCCTGGTACTCGTCGAGCAGCACCACCCGGAAACGGTCCCGCTCGATCTGGCCGACCCCCGGGTGGTCCCGGGCCACCCGGGCCGCCCGGGCGAGCTGGTCGGCGAAGTCCATCGCCTCGAAGTCCTCCTTGCGCCGGGCGTACGCCCGCACCAGCGGCAGCAGGCGCAGCCGGGTCTGCTGGAGGGCGAGCGCCTTGCGCACGTCGGCGTACACCCGGCCCGGCCGGGACTGCACCTCGGCGAAGAACCGGCCGGTCCAGGCCGCCAGCTGGTCCGGTGCGACCAGGTGCTCGTCCAGCTCACCGGCGAGCGCCAGCACCGCGTCGGTGATGGTGCTCGGCATCCGGTCCACCTCGGACATGTCACCGTCGTAGTTGCGCACCAGCAGGTCGACCAACTGCCAGCGGGAGGCCTCGGTGAGCAGCCGGGTGGACGGCTCGTAACCGGCCCGCAGCCCGTGCTCGGTGACGATCCGCCCCGCGTAGGAGTGGTACGTGGAGACGGTGGGTTCACCGGCGAGCGGGTCGTCCAGCGGGTCCCGACCCTGTCGGCCGACGCGGCGGATCAGCTGGTCGAGCCGGGTCCGTACCCGGTGGGCCAGCTCACCGGCCGCCTTCCGGGTGAAGGTCAGCCCGAGGATCTGCTCGGGGCGCACGTACGAGTTGGCCACCAACCAGACCACCCGCGCGGCCATCGTCTCGGTCTTGCCGGACCCGGCGCCCGCGACCACCAGCAACGGCTCCACCGGGGCGGCGATGATCGCGGCCTGCTCCCGGGTGGGCGCCGGCAACCGCAGCAGCTTGGCCAGCTCGACCGGTGTGTAGCGGGGGCCGGAGTCCGCCAGCCGGGGCGTCGGCGCGGGGCCCGCGCCGAACAGGGTGGGCTGGGTCATGGGGTCTCCGGACGTCGGACGGTCGGCGGCTCGACCACCTGGCGCCCCTGCCCGGAGACCGGGCAGCTGGTCCGCACCGGGCAGACCCGGCACTTCGAGTTGGCCACCGCGGCGAACGTGGCGGCTGCCATCGTATCGGCGGTCCGCCGGACCAGCGCGGTCGCCCAGCCGGCCGCCGGCCCCTCACCGGGCGCCGGCTGATTCTGCTCCCGGGCGTCCTTGGCGGAGGTGCCGAGCTGCACCAGCGCAGCACCCCCCGACTCGTCTCCGAACTCGGCGAACGCCCCCGCCTCCACCGCCGCCTGGTAGGCGCCGAGCTGCGGATGCTCGGCAAGCTCGGCGCCGGTGACAGCTGTCGACTTGCCGGTCTTCAGGTCGATCACCACGAGCCGCCCGGCCTCGTCGACCTCCAGCCGGTCCACCCGACCGGTCAGGTCGACCGGCCGGTTCGGGTCGTCCAGGCGGACGGCGAACTCGTGCTCGATCGCGAGCAGCCGACGCGGGTTGGTGGCCAGCCAGCGCAGCAGCTTGTCGACCATCGCCTCGGCGCGTTCACGCTCCGGCCCGGCCATCCACCGGGCCGCCAGCTCGATCGCGTCGAACCGCGCGGCCACGTAGTCGAGCAGCGCGCCCCGGTCGGCGCTGGCGTCCTCGGCGAGCATCGCCGCGGCGTGGACCAGGTTGCCCACCCCCTGCGCCGTGCTGGTCGGGCCGCTGCCACCGTGCCGTTCCAGCAGCCACCGCAGGCTGCACCGCAGGGCGCTCTCCATCGCCGACGGGGTGACCCGCACCGGCTTGCCCTCGTCGACCAGCGGCCGGTCGTCGGAGAGGCCCCGCAAACCCCACCAGTCGTCGGGGTGCGCGCCGGGGACACCGGCGGCGGCGAGCCGGGCCAGCTCGGCCGCCGCGGCGCGCCGCCGGGCCGCCGGGGCAGCCGGGTCGGTGATGGCGGTACGCAGTTCGGCGACCAGCGCCGGCAGGGTGAGCGCCCGGGGTGGACGGGTGACCGGCAGTGCCCCGGGGCGGTCCGGCTCGCCGTCCCCGTCCTCCCCCGTCGCGCCACTGGGGTCGGCGGGCGGCGGGCCGGTGCGCGGCCCGGGTGGCGCGGTGGGTGGACCGGGTGGCGGGGTGGGTGGGGTGGGTGGTGCGGTCGGGCCCAGCTCGTGCAGGAACCGGCTCGGCTGTTCCTCGTGGTCGTCACCGCCGACTGCGGCCGATGCCACGGCACTGACCAGCAGTCGGTGCCGGGCCCGGCTGATGGCCACATGGAAGAGCCGGCGTTCCTCGTCCAGCAACGCCGAGGTCTGACCCACCACGTTCGCAACGGCCGCGCCGCCGGCCGATCGACCCGCCAACACGTCGACGAGGCGCTCCGAGCCGAGCAGGCTGCCGCGCAGTCGCAGGTCCGGCCAGATGCCCTCCTGCACGCCGGCCACCGCGACCAGGTCCCATTCCAGGCCCTTCGCGGCGTGGGCGGTGAGCAGTCGGACCGCCGCGCCCCGGTCGGCGGTCGGGGCGATGGTGTCGGCCGGCAGGTCCTGGGCGAGCACGTGGTCGAGGAAGACCTCGGTGCGGGCACCGGGCAGCCGGTCGGTGAACCGTGCCGCCGCGTCGAAGAGCACCAGCACGGCGTCCAGGTCACGGTCGGCCGCCTCGGCCCGCCGCCGCCGGGCAAGGTCTCCCTCGCCGGCCGCCGGCCGCCCCTGAATGATCGCGCCGGCCCAACGCTCGGCGAGACCACTGGCGTCCCAGACCGCCCAGAGCACGTCCTCGGCGGTCGCCCCTGGTTGGGCGGCGGCATCCCGTGCGGTGGCCAGCAGCCCGGCCACCGCCTGCGCCGGCTCCGCCCAGCGCCGGTCGATGTCGGCCAGCTCCGTCGGATCGCGCAACGCCTCGACGATCAGCTCCCCGGAGGGGCGTCGGTCACCGCCGGCCAGCGCGAGCGCGCGCAGGCCCTGCCGCAGCCGCCGCTCGGCCAGCGGGTCGGCTCCGCCCAGCGGCGAGTGCAGCAGCGCGACCGCCGCCTCCTCGTCCAGGCGGTCTGGTTCGAGCGCGCAGCGCAGCAGGAGCAGCAGTGGCGCGACCGCCGGTTGCAGGTGCAGGGGCAGGTCCTCGCCGTGCACCACGGTGGGTACGCCGGCAGCGTGCAGTGCCCGCCGCAGGGTGGGCAGTTGCAACGCGGTGGACCGCACCAGCACCGCCATCCGCGACCACGGCACGCCGTCGAGCAGGTGGGCCGAGCGCAGCGCGTGGGCCAGCCAGGCCGCCTCGCTGGTCGCCGAGCGGAACGTGTGCACCTCGACCACCCCGGGCGGCGCGTCCGGCAGCGGGTGCAGGCGGCGGTGCGCCGCCGGGCCGCGCAGCCGGCGACCCAGCCGGGCGATCGCCGCGAGCAGACCCGGCCCGGCCCGGTACGACGTGGTCAGCAGCACCTGTGCGGCCGGCGCCCCGGAGGCGGTCCGGAAGCGGTGCGGGAAGGTGGCCACCCCGGCCGGGTCGGCGCCCCGGAAGGCGTACGTGGAGGAATCCGGGTCGGCGAACGCGACAAGTGACTTGCCTCCGCCCGCGATGACCGAGAGCAACTCCACCTGGGCGGGGTCGGTGTCCGCCAGCTCGTCGATATACACGTGGGTGAGGCGGCGGCGCTCGGCGGCCAGCAGCTCCTCGTCGTCGCGCAGCAGCCCGGTGGCCGCCCGGACCAGCTCGGCCGGGTCGTACGCGATGGAGCCCCGGTTGCTGACGTCCCGCAGCGCGAGCACTGCCACGTACTCCCGGAGGAAGCGGGCGGCGGCCGGCCAGTCCTCGCGGCCGAGCTTCTCGCCCAGCCGGGCCAGGTCGACAGGGCCCACGCCCCGCTCGGCGGCACGCATGAGCAGGTCGCGCAGCTGACCGGCGAACGCCCGGGTGCGCAGGGCGGGACGCAGGTCGGTCGGCCAACCGACCGGGTCGTCCTCGGGCTCCTCACCCACCACGTTCAGCAGCTCGCGGATGATCAGATCCTGCTCCGGGCCGGTGAGCAGCCGGGGTGAGGGCTCACCCCGTTCTGCGGCGGCTCGGCGGAGCAACCCGAAGGCGTACGCCGGGAAGGTGCGCACCAGCGGCTCGCGCAGCACCCGGTGGCCGTCCTGGGCGATCCGGGCCTCGATGCGCTGGCGTAGCGCGGTCGCGCCTCGGCGGCCGAAGGTCAGCACCAGGATGTGTTCGGGGTCGACCCCCTCGGCCACCCGGGCGGCGACCGCCTCGACGAGCGTGCTGGTCTTGCCGGTGCCCGGACCGCCGAGCACGAGCATCGGCCCGTCGGTGTGCCCGACCACCTCGGCCTGCACCGGATCGACCCGCCAACCGCCGCCGGCCAGCTCGCGCCCGGCCGCCAGCTCAGCCCCGGCCACACCTGCGGCCCCGGCCACGCCTCCGGGCCCGGCGACCAGCTCAGGCCGTGCAACGCGCCCGGGCCCACCCGTGCGCTCAGGCCCACCCGACTCGCCGCCACCGCCCGTGGGCGTGCTGTTGCCGGCGGGCACGGAAGCGCCGGAAGGCGCTGCCCCGTCCCCCCGCGCCGGCCCCCCGGACCGCCGCACCAACCGGTACGCCTGCATCAGCTCATCCCATCAGACCCGTACGACACCCACCCCAACCCACCCAACCCCCACCCTCCCACCCAACCCCACCACCCCAACCCCACCCCATCCACCTCCGTCGATCATGAAGTTAGCGGCGCGACACGCCGACGGCGGTGACGCTAACTTCATGATCAACGGGGTTAGGGCGGGCGCGCCCGGGGGCAGGGCAGGGGGTCAGGTTAGGCGGGACTCTAGGGCGTTCAGGGCTTCGGGGACCGTGGTGGTCACTGTCAGGAGGTTGCGGCCGGCGGGTTTGAGGAAGTTCTGGTCAGCCAGGGCGTCGAGCCAGTCCAGCAGGGGGCGGTAGAACCCGTCGGTGTCGATCAGCACCATCGGCTTGGTGTGCAGGGCGAGGGTCGCGGTGGTCCAGACCTCGAACAGCTCGTCCAGGGTGCCCAGCCCGCCGGGCAGGGTGAGGAACGCGTCCGACTTCTCGATCATCAGGGTCTTGCGGCTGTCCATCGAGTCGGTCACCAGCAGCTCGTCCGAGGCCAGGTCGGCGACCTCCAGATCGACCAGCGACTGTGGGATCACCCCGACGGTGCGCCCACCGGCGGATCGGGCACCGTCGGCCAGCGCGCCCATCATGCCGACGCAGCCGCCACCACTGACCAGCGTGTGCCCGCGCCGGGCCAGCTCCGCGCCGGTCTCGGCGGCCAGGTCCAACCAGCGCTGGTCGAGGGTGCGGGACGAGGCGCAGAAGACGCAGATCGCCGCCATCAGTTGTCCCGTGGCTGGTCGGCGGCCTGCTCGGCGGCGGCCTGCTGGTCGGCGCCGGTGCGGGCGACGGCCTCGTCACGGACCGCCTCCTGCTCGACGGAGAGCGCGGCCTCCGCCTCGACGATGTGCCGGACGGCGGCGTTGACGTCGTCGGTGAGACAGATCAGTTCCAGGTCGACCGGGCCGATCTTGCCGTCGGCGGCCATCGTGTCGCGCATCCAGTCAAGCAGCCCCTGCCAGTACGCGACCCCCATCAGCACGACCGGGAACCGGGTCACCTTGCCGGTCTGCACCAGCGTGAGCGACTCGAACAGCTCGTCCATCGTGCCGAAGCCACCGGGCAGCACGACGAACGCCTGCGCGTACTTCACGAACATGGTCTTGCGGGCGAAGAAGTAGCGGAAGTCGATGGCGAGGTCGACCCACTCGTTGATGCCCTGCTCGAACGGAAGCTCGATGCCGAGCCCGACGGAGAGCCCACCGGCCTCGCTGGCACCACGGTTGGCGGCCTCCATCACCCCCGGCCCACCCCCGGTGATCACCGCGTAGCCGGCCCGGGCCAGCGCGCCGCCCAACTGCTCGGCCAGCTGGCACTCCGCGCTGTCCGGTCCGCTGCGGGCGGAACCGAACACGCTGACCGCCGGTGGCAGGTCGGCGAGGGTGTCGAAGCCTTCGACGAACTCGGAGAGGATGCGCAGCGCACGCCAGGCGTCCTTGGTCTTCCAGTCGCCCCGCCCACGTGAATCCAGCAATCGCTGGTCGGCGGTGCTGCTCGGAATCGCCCCTCTGCGCAGTGTGACAGCGCCCCGGTGCCGCTCCTGTCCCGGACCGCGACCGGCCTCCCGCCCGTTGTTCTGGCTCATGGGGCAACCGTAGTGGAGCGACACCGGCCGGGTGTGCGGGGCGGGGACGCCGAGAAATAGTTCGGGATCATGGGCAACTATTCGGCTTCCCCGTACGTCTTACTATTCACATACCGGGTATGCCCGGGCGCGCGCCTTCGGGGGAGGAGACAGCGTGATCAGCAACAACGAGATGATCCGGATCCGTCGCCAGATGCAGCGACGGATCCGAGACGTGGTGGCCGAGCGCCGCCGCACCCGCGACCAGGACCCAACCAACGTCTCCCCCGCACCACCCGGAGCTGATCAAGAGGTTTGCGTCGCCGACAACGGGCCAGGCTGACGCAAACCTCTTGATCACCGGAACGACTGGACGCGACGGGGCGACCGGAGGGTCAGGCTGGTGCCAGCCAGCGGTGCAGGGTTGCCGCGCCGTCGCGGATCTTGCTGATCTCGACGTGCTCGTCGGGGTGGTGGGCGAGGTTCGGGTCGCCAGGGCCGAAGTTCAGCGCCGGGATGCCCATGGCCGCGAACCGGGCCACGTCCGTCCAGCCCAGCTTGCCGATCGGCGCGGCACCGACCGCCGCCAGGAACTCCTTCGCCGGGGCCGCCTCCAGCCCGGGGGCAGCGCCCGGCGCGGTGTCGGTCACCACCACCTCGAAGCCGGCGAACACCTCCCGCAGGTGCGCCTCCGCCTCGGCCGGGCTGCGGTCCGGGGCGAACCGGTAGTTGACCTCGACCTCACAGTGGTCGGGGACCACGTTGCCGGCGACCCCACCGTTGATGCGCACCGCGTTCATGCCCTCGCGGTAGTCGCAGCCGTCGATGGTGACCCGGCGCGCCTCGTACGTCTGGAGCCGCCGCAGCACCTCACCGGCGGCGTGGATGGCGTTCACCCCGTGCCAGGAGCGCGCCGAGTGGGCGCGTACACCGGTCGTGGTGACCACCGAGCGCATGGTGCCCTGACAGCCCGCCTCGACGATGCCGTACGTCGGCTCCAGCAGCACCGCGAAGTCCGCCTCCAGCCACTCCGGGAACGCCTGGGCGACGAGGTTGAGCCCGTTGTACCGCGACTCGATCTCCTCAGCCTCGTAGAAGAAGTACGTCACGTCGTAGCGCGGGTTGGGCAGCGTCACCGCCAGGTGCAGCGCGTACGCGGTGCCGGACTTCATGTCGGAGGTGCCGCAGCCGTACATCAGGTCGCCACGCATGGTCGACGGGAAGTTGTTGTTCAGGGGCACCGTGTCGAGGTGCCCGGCCAACACGACGCGCTGCGACCGACCGAGGTCGGTGCGCGCCATCACCGTGTTGCCGTGTCGGTGGGTGGTCAGGTGCGGTACGCCCCGCAGCACCTCTTCGACACAGTCGGCGATCGCCTTCTCGTTGAGGGACACGGACTCTATGTCGACCAGAGCGCGGGTCAGCTGCACCGGATCGGCGAGGACCTCGGGGGTCAGCGGGTTCTCCATGAATCGCACGGTACCTTCAGGTCTGTCAGCGCGAGGAGCGAGCCGAGGTCAGCTCGGCCGTGACCGAGAGGTGTAACAGTGACGTCCGCAGATTCCGCCTGGGGCATCGGCCTGGCCACGGTCACCGCCGACGAGCAGGTGCTCGACACCTGGTACCCGACCGGCAAGCTGGGCCTGGGTGAGCTGCCGCTGGTCTCCGGCGAGGACAAGGCGGACGTGCTCGACCTGCCGCCGGCCGCGCTCGGTGACCGGTCGCTGCCTGGTCTGCGTACCGTCCAGGTGGTCACCGTGATCGGCTCGCTGGACGACCCGATCAAGGACGCGTCCGACGCGTACCTCCGGTTGCACCTGCTCTCGCACCGCCTGGTGCGACCCAACCAGCTCAACCTGGACGGCATCTTCGGCAAGCTGGCCAACGTGGCCTGGACGTCCGCCGGGCCGTGCCCGCCGGAGCGGGTGGACGAGCTGCGGGTGATCGAGCGCGCGGCCGGTCGGCACCTGTCCGTGTACGGGGTGGACAAGTTCCCCCGGATGACGGACTACGTGGTGCCCTCCGGTGTGCGGATCGCCGACGCCGACCGGGTCCGTCTCGGCGCGCACCTGGCCGCCGGCACCACGGTGATGCACGAGGGCTTCGTCAACTTCAACGCCGGCACCGTGGGCACCTCGATGGTGGAGGGGCGCATCGTGCAGGGCGTGCTGGTCGGCGACGGTTCCGACGTCGGCGGCGGCGCCTCGATCATGGGCACGCTCTCCGGTGGTGGCACCGAGAAGGTGAGCATCGGCGAGCGCAGCCTGATCGGCGCGAACGCCGGTGTCGGCATCTCCCTCGGCGACGACTGCGTGGTCGAGGCGGGCTGCTACATCACCGCCGCGTCGAAGATCACTCTGCCGGACGGCCGGGTGGTCAAGGCCCGGGAGCTGTCCGGCGTCGACGGCCTGCTGTTCTGGCGCAACTCGGTGACGGGCGCGTTGGAGGCCCGGCCGCGCACCGGCCGGGGCATCGAGCTGAACGCCGCCCTGCACGCCAACGACTGACGGATCCGCCGGGTCCGCGGCGCTCGGCCGCGGACCCGGACGGGGTACGCCTCAGCGCAACCGGTACGCCTGGATGATCCGTTGGGTCACCGTGTTGCCGGCGGTGTCCCGGGCGGTGGCCCGCAGCGACACGTGGCCGGGGCCGGCCGGGTGCCGCAGCAGCGCCGACCAGCCGTCGGTGGAGGTGCGGACCAGCTTCGCCTTGCTCCAGGTCTTCCCGCCGTCGTACGAGACGTCGACAGCGAGTTTCTCCACCCGGCTGGCCGGAGCGCCGGGCTGCCGCTGCACGCGCACCGGGACTATGAAGCCCTGACCGGCCGGAGCGCTGTTGTCCACCCGCAACGGCGGCGCGAAGCGCACCGCCGACAGGGGCAGTCGGGCCGGCGTCTCACCGGCGACGTGCCTCGACCGGAAGGTCCAGGCGGATTCCACCTCGGTGCTCAGGTCGGTGAAGCTTCGCTTCGACGACGTGACGAGGCGGTAGTCGGCCCTACCCGGCGGCACGGCGAACTCTCCGTAGCCGGCGTACTCGCTCTCGCCGACCAGCTTGCCGTTGCGCCAGAGCCTGGTGTGCTCACTGTCGCTCAGCGAGGCGCCCGGATGCCCGGCCGCGTCGCTGAAGATCGGCACGTCGACCAGGATGGTGTCGCCGACCCGGCTGACGCTCTGGTATGGCCAGCGCGGGTTCGGGAAGGACGGCGAGTACGGCGCCTGGTTCCAGATCTCCTGCACCGTCCGCCCGGCCCGGTAGGCGGTGGGGACGGAGAAGAGCGCCGCCTGCGCGTTCAACCAGCCTTCCTCGTCCCGCTTTCCGAAGTCGATCTCGGACTCCCACTTCACGCCCTTGGTGTTGTAGTACTCGACCCGCTGGCCGGGCACGACGGTGGGCAGGACCAGCGCGGAATAGCCGACGTTGTACTCCAACTCGGGGATCACGATCCGCTCGGCCTCGATGCCCGGGTCGCCACCACGGAACCGGTGCACGACGGTGGCCAGGTCCCGTCGGGAGTAGTCACGGACGAACCCTGTGGGCATCCTGCCGGGGACCGCTTCGGCCAACGCGTACAGGTACGGGCTGTTGGCCGTCTCCGCCGGGGTCCACTGGCTGCTGACGGTGGCGACGAACTTGTCGGCGGAGACCGGCTTGCCGATCTGACCGCTGCTCAGGCCAGTGAACGTCTCCGCCCAGAGCCCGACGCCGTACCCACTGCCGTCGTCAGCCGTGAAGTTGCCGCTGAGGTCGATCAGTTGCGGGACGGCGGTCCGGTCCGGAACGGTCGTCCGCACCGGCTTGGCCTGGCGGGCGTCCACGACGATGCGGGTGTCCCGTTCGATGGTCAGTGCGGGCTGCACCAACAGGGACATCCCGGGCTGCTCATCGTCCGGTCCGGGCTCGAAGACGAGGCCACTCAGGCCGTAGTGCCCCTTGGGCACCCGCACGGTGGCCACACCGTCGGAACTGACGAGGTCCCAGGAGCCATAGGTGTCCATCCCGAGCAGGAGGGTCCAGTGGTCGGCAGTGCGCGCGCCGGCGCGGTTCAGGTGCTCCACGGTGAGCGTGTAGCTCTCCACCTCCCGGTTCACGGCCAGCGGGGTGACCGCGACCGCCGCACCGGCCCGGGCCACGATCCGCCCGGTCCAGTAACCGTCGGCGTCGCCGAGCCGGGTGTCCGTGGTGACGGTCGTGGCGGCCGTGCCGCCCGCCGGCACTGTGAGTTGGCTGGCGCCCAGGACGAACAGGCCGGCCGGCAGCGCCCGGCCGCCGGGGCCGGCGCCCTCGATGCTGAGGTCCACGGTGACCGGGGCCGGACCGTCGTTGCGCCAGGTCACCGTACGGGTGATCGGGGCATCGTCACCGTGCGGCCAGAGGGTACGACCGAACGAGACGCTCACCGGGTCGGAAGTGAGCTGCTGGGTGATCGCGTGTGCGACGTCGACCCGCCCGGCACCCTGCTGGTACGCGGTCTGGTCCGGGTGTGGCTTGGCGGCGGCCATCAGGGTGGCCTTGAGCCGGTCGGCCCGCCATCCCGGGTGCTGCTGAGCCAGCAGCGCGGCCGACCCGGCCACGTGCGGGGTGGCCATCGAGGTGCCGGAGAGGGTGACGTAGCGGTCCCCCACCGGGTCGCCGATGACGCCGTTGGCGGACCGCGCGGCGACGATGTCGACGCCCGGCGCGGTGATGTCCGGCTTCAACGCGTCGTCGCCGACTCGCGGTCCCCGGCTGGAGAAGTCGGCCAACTCGTCGTCGCGGTCCACCGCACCCACGGCGAGCCCGGCGTCGGCGCTGGCCGGTGAGCCGACCGAACCGTCCGAGCCGTCGTTGCCGGCGGCGAGGACGAACAGCGTGCCGGTCTGCGCGGTCAGGGTCTGCACGGCCTCCTCGACCGGGTCGACCTCCGGGGTGTCCCAGCCGCTGAGGCTCATGTTGACCACTGCGGCCTTCTTCTCCACCGCGGCCCACTGCATGCCGGCGAGGATCGCCGAGTCGGTGCAGCCCGCGTCCTCACAGACCTTGCCGTCCAGCAGCGTCGCGTCCGGCGCCACACCCCGGTACTTGCCGCCGGAGGCGGCGCCGGTGCCCGCGATGGTCGAGGCCACGTGGGTGCCGTGGCCGACCGTGTCCCGGGCGTCGGCGACCTCGGTGAAGTTGCGCGCCTCGGCCACCTTGCCGGCCAGGTCCGGGTGGGTCGCGTCGACGCCGGTGTCCAGCACCGCGACGGACACTCCCGCGCCGGTGAAACCGGCCGCCCAGGCCGCGGGCGCGCCGATCTGCGGCACGCTGTGGTCGAGGGTCACCCGTCGATGGCCGTCCAGCCAGATCCGCTCGACGCCCCCCGCCGCGTCGAGCCGGGCCCCAGCGGGACCAGTGGTGACCGTCTCCCAGACGGCGTCGAGGGAAGACTTGTCGCTGCTCAGGGCGGCGCCGCCGATCACCGGCAGGTCGCGGGTCACCCTCGTGCCAGGCAGAGCGGCCGTGGCACGCCGGGCGGCGCCCGTCGAGCCGTACGCCACCAGCAGCGGCAGGGTCTTGCGGTGGGCGTCGTCGTAACCCGCCTCGACCAGGCCGGTGACGTCGAAGAGTCGCCGGTCCACCCGGCCCGAGCGCAGCAACGGCAGCGCGTCCGTCGGTGTCACAGTGAGTCGACCCCGCTCGCGCTGAACCAGGAACTGCACGTCCTCGCGGCCGGCACCGCGCCGGACCGAGGCGCCTGAGGCGGTGACGGTGACCCGGTCACCGGTGATCAGCGTGACGGTGACCGAGCGGTTGGCGGTGGGTCCACCCGGAGTGGACTGTTGGTCGGTGCCACCCGGTGGGGCGGGCACGGCGGCTGCGGCTGAGACGGGAGCCGGCGCGGAGAGCGCCAGCGTGAACACGAGGCCGAGGGCGGCCAATCTTCTTCCCTGGTGCAACGGATCCTCCTCGTCAAGCGTCTTGATGGATGAGAGTCACATTGACAACCCAGAATTGCATACCGGGTATGCAGAATGAAGTCCTAAAAATGACGGACCCGCCACGAGCCGACGAACCGGGCCGGCATGATCGGGCGGTGACCTCCATGAAGGACAAGATGCTCGCCGGCGAGCCATACATCGCCGACGATCCCGAGATCATCGCCGACCTGGACCGCGCCGCCCGACTGATGGAGCGCTTCAACACCAGTCCCGCGGCCGATCCACAGGCCCGGATCGCGGCACTGGGGGAACTCCTCGGCGAACTGGGCGAGGACACCTGGATCCGCCCGCCGTTCTACTGCGACTACGGCTGGCAGATCCGGATCGGGCCCCGTAGCTTCGTCAACTACCAGTGCGTCTTCCTCGACGTCGCACCGATCACCATCGGTGCCGACGTCCAGATCGGACCGAACGTCCAACTGCTGACCCCGACGCATCCGGTCGAGCCCGGTCCGCGACGGGACAAGTGGGAGGCCGCCAAGCCGATCACCATCGGCGACAACGTCTGGCTCGGCGGTGGCGCGATCGTGCTGGCCGGCGTGACGATCGGCGCGAACACCGTCGTCGGCGCGGGCGCGGTGGTCACCCGGGACCTACCGGCCAACGTGGTCGCGGTCGGCAACCCGGCCCGGCCGGTTCGCGAACTGGACTGACTGCGGCGGCCCTCGACGGGCCGGTCAAGCCGAGTCCGGCCCGGACGACCCGGCCGCGCCGACCGGTCAGGCCGCCGGGGGCTCCGACAGGCGGACCACGAGATCGGCCCGGTCGGCGGTGGGGGTGATGAGGGCCGCGTTCGACTCGTCGCTGCCGAACGCCCAGGCCCGCGCCTGCTCCG
This portion of the Micromonospora zamorensis genome encodes:
- a CDS encoding S8 family serine peptidase; the protein is MHQGRRLAALGLVFTLALSAPAPVSAAAAVPAPPGGTDQQSTPGGPTANRSVTVTLITGDRVTVTASGASVRRGAGREDVQFLVQRERGRLTVTPTDALPLLRSGRVDRRLFDVTGLVEAGYDDAHRKTLPLLVAYGSTGAARRATAALPGTRVTRDLPVIGGAALSSDKSSLDAVWETVTTGPAGARLDAAGGVERIWLDGHRRVTLDHSVPQIGAPAAWAAGFTGAGVSVAVLDTGVDATHPDLAGKVAEARNFTEVADARDTVGHGTHVASTIAGTGAASGGKYRGVAPDATLLDGKVCEDAGCTDSAILAGMQWAAVEKKAAVVNMSLSGWDTPEVDPVEEAVQTLTAQTGTLFVLAAGNDGSDGSVGSPASADAGLAVGAVDRDDELADFSSRGPRVGDDALKPDITAPGVDIVAARSANGVIGDPVGDRYVTLSGTSMATPHVAGSAALLAQQHPGWRADRLKATLMAAAKPHPDQTAYQQGAGRVDVAHAITQQLTSDPVSVSFGRTLWPHGDDAPITRTVTWRNDGPAPVTVDLSIEGAGPGGRALPAGLFVLGASQLTVPAGGTAATTVTTDTRLGDADGYWTGRIVARAGAAVAVTPLAVNREVESYTLTVEHLNRAGARTADHWTLLLGMDTYGSWDLVSSDGVATVRVPKGHYGLSGLVFEPGPDDEQPGMSLLVQPALTIERDTRIVVDARQAKPVRTTVPDRTAVPQLIDLSGNFTADDGSGYGVGLWAETFTGLSSGQIGKPVSADKFVATVSSQWTPAETANSPYLYALAEAVPGRMPTGFVRDYSRRDLATVVHRFRGGDPGIEAERIVIPELEYNVGYSALVLPTVVPGQRVEYYNTKGVKWESEIDFGKRDEEGWLNAQAALFSVPTAYRAGRTVQEIWNQAPYSPSFPNPRWPYQSVSRVGDTILVDVPIFSDAAGHPGASLSDSEHTRLWRNGKLVGESEYAGYGEFAVPPGRADYRLVTSSKRSFTDLSTEVESAWTFRSRHVAGETPARLPLSAVRFAPPLRVDNSAPAGQGFIVPVRVQRQPGAPASRVEKLAVDVSYDGGKTWSKAKLVRTSTDGWSALLRHPAGPGHVSLRATARDTAGNTVTQRIIQAYRLR
- a CDS encoding sugar O-acetyltransferase, with translation MTSMKDKMLAGEPYIADDPEIIADLDRAARLMERFNTSPAADPQARIAALGELLGELGEDTWIRPPFYCDYGWQIRIGPRSFVNYQCVFLDVAPITIGADVQIGPNVQLLTPTHPVEPGPRRDKWEAAKPITIGDNVWLGGGAIVLAGVTIGANTVVGAGAVVTRDLPANVVAVGNPARPVRELD